In a single window of the Leisingera daeponensis DSM 23529 genome:
- the tldD gene encoding metalloprotease TldD produces the protein MENPAFRPFETALPQDEALATLRDALNGAEDGEIFAERRKSEALSFDDGRLRSAGYDASEGFGLRAVNGDVAGYAHSTDVSIASLKRAAETARLAVGAGGGTYSDPPQATNKKLYTDADPISAMPFPVKVETLREIDSYARDLDQRVVQVSASLAASLQEVEILRADGVRVRDTRPMARLNVSVIVEKDGRRESGSAGGGGRLGLDGLVDPKHWQAQVQEALRIALVNLDAVPAPAGEMDVVLGPGWPGILLHEAIGHGLEGDFNRKGSSAFAGLMGQQIAARGVTVLDDGTIPDRRGSITVDDEGTPSQKTTLIEDGILVGFMQDRQNARLMGVSPTGNGRRQSYAHAPMPRMTNTYMLGGDADPGDLVAGIKDGIWAVGFGGGQVDITNGKFVFSCTEAYRVKDGKVGAPVKGATLIGDGATALKQIRGLGNDMALDPGMGNCGKAGQWVPVGVGQPTVLMGGLTVGGSAA, from the coding sequence ATGGAAAACCCAGCCTTCCGCCCGTTTGAAACCGCGCTTCCGCAGGATGAGGCGCTGGCGACCCTGCGCGATGCGCTGAATGGTGCGGAGGATGGAGAGATCTTTGCCGAGCGCCGCAAGTCGGAAGCGCTCTCGTTTGACGACGGGCGGCTGCGCAGCGCCGGCTACGATGCCTCCGAGGGCTTTGGTTTGCGGGCCGTGAACGGCGATGTGGCCGGTTACGCGCATTCCACCGATGTCTCCATCGCATCGCTGAAACGGGCGGCGGAAACGGCCAGGCTGGCTGTCGGAGCGGGCGGCGGCACCTACTCGGACCCGCCGCAGGCCACCAACAAGAAACTCTACACCGATGCCGACCCGATCAGCGCCATGCCGTTTCCGGTGAAGGTGGAGACGCTGCGCGAAATTGATTCCTATGCACGTGATCTGGATCAACGCGTGGTCCAGGTCTCCGCGTCACTGGCCGCCTCGCTGCAAGAGGTGGAGATCCTGCGTGCCGATGGTGTGCGGGTGCGCGACACCCGCCCGATGGCACGGCTGAACGTCTCGGTGATCGTCGAAAAAGACGGCCGCCGCGAAAGCGGCTCTGCCGGCGGCGGCGGGCGGCTGGGCCTGGATGGTCTGGTCGACCCCAAACACTGGCAGGCCCAGGTGCAGGAAGCGCTTCGCATTGCGCTGGTCAATCTGGACGCTGTCCCTGCGCCGGCGGGCGAGATGGACGTGGTGCTTGGCCCCGGCTGGCCCGGCATCCTGCTGCACGAGGCGATCGGCCACGGGCTGGAGGGCGATTTCAACCGCAAGGGGTCCTCTGCCTTTGCCGGTCTCATGGGCCAGCAGATCGCCGCCCGGGGGGTGACGGTGCTGGATGACGGCACCATCCCGGACCGGCGCGGCTCGATCACTGTGGATGACGAGGGCACGCCCAGCCAGAAAACCACGCTGATCGAGGACGGTATTCTGGTCGGCTTCATGCAGGACCGCCAGAATGCGCGGCTGATGGGGGTCTCCCCCACCGGCAACGGGCGGCGTCAAAGCTATGCCCATGCGCCGATGCCGCGGATGACCAACACCTACATGCTGGGCGGCGACGCCGATCCCGGCGATCTGGTGGCTGGCATCAAGGACGGCATCTGGGCGGTCGGCTTTGGCGGCGGCCAGGTCGATATCACCAATGGCAAGTTCGTGTTCTCCTGCACCGAGGCTTACCGCGTGAAGGACGGCAAGGTCGGCGCACCGGTTAAGGGCGCCACGCTGATCGGCGACGGCGCCACCGCGCTGAAACAGATTCGAGGCCTTGGCAACGACATGGCGCTGGACCCCGGCATGGGCAATTGCGGCAAGGCGGGCCAGTGGGTTCCGGTCGGCGTCGGCCAGCCGACGGTGCTGATGGGCGGGCTGACCGTTGGCGGCTCGGCGGCCTGA
- the coxB gene encoding cytochrome c oxidase subunit II: MKNALMLSGLFAGLSSLPAMAQEGLETIGKPVDGGLNFQPAATSLAEGLQRLDYMILVIITVICVFVAGLLLWAILRFNKRANPTPAKFSHYTPIEIAWTVIPILILVFIGSFSLPQLFAQQEIPEGDINIKVTGYQWYWGYEYTDHEFGFESFLLPKDQLAANGYAEDEYLLATDTAVVVPSGKTIVMNVTAADVIHSWTIPAFGVKQDGVPGRLAQLWFKVDEGKEGVYFGQCSELCGKDHAYMPITVKVVTQEEYDAWLEGAKEEYAGLPQAYQVASN, from the coding sequence ATGAAAAACGCTTTGATGCTTTCGGGCCTTTTTGCCGGCCTTTCAAGCCTTCCAGCAATGGCGCAAGAAGGTCTGGAAACCATTGGTAAGCCGGTTGACGGCGGGCTGAACTTCCAGCCGGCGGCGACCTCGCTGGCCGAAGGCCTGCAGCGCCTGGACTACATGATCCTGGTGATCATCACCGTTATCTGCGTGTTCGTCGCGGGCCTGCTGCTGTGGGCGATCCTGCGGTTCAACAAGCGCGCCAACCCGACCCCGGCCAAGTTCAGCCACTACACCCCGATCGAGATCGCCTGGACCGTGATCCCGATCCTGATCCTGGTGTTCATCGGCTCCTTCTCGCTGCCGCAGCTGTTTGCGCAGCAAGAGATCCCCGAGGGCGACATCAACATCAAGGTGACCGGCTACCAGTGGTACTGGGGCTATGAATACACCGACCACGAGTTCGGATTCGAAAGCTTCCTGCTGCCCAAGGACCAGCTGGCTGCAAACGGCTATGCCGAGGATGAGTACCTGCTGGCCACCGATACCGCCGTGGTGGTACCGTCGGGCAAGACCATCGTGATGAACGTGACCGCCGCCGACGTGATCCATTCCTGGACCATCCCGGCCTTCGGCGTGAAGCAGGACGGCGTTCCGGGCCGTCTGGCACAGCTGTGGTTCAAGGTCGACGAGGGCAAGGAAGGCGTCTACTTCGGCCAGTGTTCCGAACTGTGCGGCAAGGACCACGCCTATATGCCGATCACCGTCAAGGTCGTGACCCAGGAAGAATATGACGCCTGGCTGGAAGGTGCCAAGGAAGAATACGCGGGGCTGCCGCAGGCCTACCAGGTCGCCTCCAACTGA
- the cyoE gene encoding heme o synthase, translating into MSDASINASRAYEDEASFGDYFALLKPRVMSLVVFTALVGLLAAPVSVHPVVGFCAILFIAIGGGASGALNMWWDADIDKVMKRTKSRPIPAGKVEPGEALALGLALSGLSVIMLALAANVFAGAFLAFTIFFYVVVYTMWLKRATPQNIVIGGAAGAFPPVIGWIAATGTMSVEPWLMFLLTFMWTPPHFWALALFMRSDYDDAGVPMLTVTHGRRATRVHILVYTVLLALLAVGTAFSGIGGPIYLAAALVMNALFLHGAWKITRRDEDDSEADNFTVERSFFKLSLLYLFLHFGAILAEALLKPYGLGGW; encoded by the coding sequence ATGAGCGACGCAAGCATCAACGCAAGCCGGGCATACGAGGACGAGGCCAGCTTTGGCGACTATTTCGCCCTGCTGAAACCCCGTGTCATGTCGCTGGTGGTCTTCACTGCTCTGGTGGGTCTGCTGGCCGCGCCCGTCTCCGTGCATCCGGTCGTCGGTTTCTGCGCCATCCTGTTCATTGCCATCGGCGGCGGTGCCTCCGGGGCGCTGAACATGTGGTGGGACGCCGATATCGACAAGGTGATGAAACGCACCAAATCCCGCCCGATCCCCGCTGGCAAGGTTGAGCCGGGCGAGGCGCTGGCGCTGGGCCTGGCGCTGTCGGGCCTGTCGGTGATCATGCTGGCGCTGGCCGCAAACGTCTTTGCCGGCGCGTTCCTGGCCTTCACCATCTTTTTCTACGTGGTGGTTTACACCATGTGGCTGAAGCGTGCGACGCCGCAGAATATCGTCATCGGCGGTGCCGCCGGGGCCTTCCCGCCGGTCATTGGCTGGATTGCCGCCACCGGCACCATGTCGGTTGAACCCTGGCTGATGTTCCTGCTGACCTTCATGTGGACGCCGCCGCATTTCTGGGCGCTGGCGCTGTTCATGCGCTCCGATTATGACGACGCAGGCGTGCCGATGCTGACCGTGACCCACGGCCGCCGCGCCACCCGCGTGCATATCCTGGTTTACACCGTGCTGCTGGCGCTGCTGGCCGTCGGCACCGCATTCTCCGGCATTGGCGGCCCGATCTATCTGGCCGCGGCGCTGGTGATGAACGCGTTGTTCCTGCATGGCGCCTGGAAGATCACCCGCCGCGACGAGGACGATTCCGAGGCCGACAATTTCACGGTGGAGCGCAGCTTCTTCAAACTGTCGCTGCTCTATCTGTTCCTGCACTTCGGCGCGATCCTGGCCGAGGCGCTGCTGAAGCCCTACGGGCTGGGAGGCTGGTAA
- a CDS encoding cytochrome c oxidase assembly protein — MALKGPRKTVLQLVGVVVLMGGLSWASVPFYDWFCRVTGFGGVTGVASSGSDTILDQTIKVRFDGSKERGMPWEFKPLQREMEIRLGETGLAFYEAYNPTDRPVAGQASYNVAPYQAGGFFSKIDCFCFTEQVLQPGERVQMPVTFYVDPEIIDDRDAKYVHTITLSYTFHQIDLPEGYAALDTGGNTGAGATTN; from the coding sequence ATGGCGCTGAAGGGCCCCCGGAAAACCGTGCTCCAGCTGGTCGGCGTCGTCGTCCTGATGGGCGGCCTGTCCTGGGCCTCGGTGCCGTTTTATGACTGGTTCTGCCGGGTCACCGGCTTTGGCGGCGTCACCGGCGTGGCCAGCAGCGGTTCCGACACCATTCTGGACCAGACCATCAAGGTGCGCTTCGACGGCTCCAAAGAGCGCGGCATGCCGTGGGAGTTCAAGCCGCTTCAGCGCGAGATGGAAATCCGCCTGGGCGAAACCGGCCTGGCGTTCTATGAGGCGTACAACCCGACTGACCGCCCGGTGGCGGGTCAGGCGTCCTACAACGTCGCGCCGTATCAGGCCGGCGGGTTCTTTTCGAAAATCGACTGCTTCTGCTTTACCGAGCAGGTGCTTCAGCCGGGGGAACGGGTGCAGATGCCCGTGACCTTCTATGTGGATCCCGAAATCATTGACGACCGGGATGCAAAATACGTGCATACGATCACGCTTTCGTACACGTTCCATCAAATCGATCTGCCCGAGGGCTATGCCGCTCTCGACACCGGGGGTAACACCGGGGCAGGCGCAACCACGAACTAG
- a CDS encoding cytochrome c oxidase subunit 3, with translation MAHAKNHDYHILPPSIWPLAASVGTFVMLVGAVFWMKGITAWAFWIGFVAVLYSAFAWWSEVVAESRQGDHTPVVRIGLRYGFILFVMSEVMFFFAWFWSFFKHAMYPMETYIGTEYVAPEIYPVDPFHLPLINTLILLLSGCAVTWAHHALVHNNDRKALIQGLAIGIAFGVAFTFLQGYEYAHLLHEGWKFGEDEFYSNFFMATGFHGFHVVIGTIFLTVCLIRAIKGDFTPEQHVGFEAAAWYWHFVDVVWLFLFFAVYIWGTSGL, from the coding sequence ATGGCGCACGCTAAAAATCACGATTATCATATTCTGCCGCCGTCGATCTGGCCGCTGGCCGCCTCTGTGGGCACATTCGTCATGCTGGTTGGCGCAGTGTTCTGGATGAAGGGCATCACGGCCTGGGCCTTCTGGATCGGCTTTGTTGCGGTCCTGTACTCCGCCTTTGCCTGGTGGTCCGAAGTTGTGGCCGAAAGCCGCCAGGGCGATCACACCCCGGTCGTGCGCATCGGTCTGCGCTACGGTTTCATCCTGTTCGTGATGTCCGAGGTGATGTTCTTCTTCGCTTGGTTCTGGTCGTTCTTCAAACACGCCATGTACCCGATGGAGACCTATATCGGCACCGAATACGTGGCGCCGGAGATCTACCCGGTTGATCCGTTCCACCTGCCGCTGATCAACACCCTGATCCTGCTGCTGTCCGGCTGTGCCGTGACCTGGGCGCACCATGCGCTGGTGCACAACAACGACCGCAAGGCGCTGATCCAGGGCCTGGCCATCGGTATCGCCTTCGGCGTCGCCTTCACCTTCCTGCAGGGCTATGAATACGCCCACCTGTTGCACGAAGGCTGGAAGTTCGGCGAAGACGAGTTCTACTCGAACTTCTTCATGGCTACCGGCTTCCACGGCTTCCACGTGGTCATCGGCACTATCTTCCTGACCGTCTGCCTGATCCGCGCGATCAAGGGCGACTTCACCCCGGAACAGCACGTCGGCTTCGAGGCCGCGGCCTGGTACTGGCACTTCGTGGACGTTGTCTGGCTGTTCCTGTTCTTCGCCGTCTACATCTGGGGCACATCCGGCCTGTAA
- a CDS encoding SURF1 family protein, translating to MRRVIFLLIISGAGLAVLIGLGTWQLQRKAWKDGILATIEARIAGAPAAGLPAQLDPETDKYRPVRLQGEIGAQELHVLTSIKDAGPGYRVISPFTLEDGRRVLIDRGFIPVKEKQAARLAGPAAIEGNIHWPQEVDSYTPEPDLFGNIWYARDAEQMAAQLGAEPVMIVLRAKPEGETGLRPMPVTTSGIPNDHLQYAITWFSLAFIWAAMTLYFLRRSRP from the coding sequence ATGCGGCGTGTCATCTTCCTGTTGATCATCAGCGGCGCGGGCTTGGCCGTGCTGATCGGGCTGGGCACCTGGCAGCTGCAGCGCAAGGCTTGGAAGGATGGCATTCTGGCCACCATCGAGGCGCGGATCGCTGGTGCGCCTGCCGCCGGTCTGCCCGCGCAGCTGGACCCCGAAACCGACAAGTACCGCCCCGTGCGCCTGCAAGGCGAGATCGGCGCGCAGGAACTGCACGTCCTCACTTCGATCAAGGATGCCGGCCCCGGCTACCGGGTGATTTCACCGTTCACTCTGGAGGACGGCCGCCGGGTGCTGATCGACCGCGGCTTTATCCCGGTTAAGGAGAAGCAGGCCGCGCGTCTGGCCGGCCCCGCCGCCATTGAGGGCAACATCCATTGGCCTCAGGAGGTTGATAGCTACACGCCTGAACCGGATCTTTTCGGCAACATCTGGTATGCCCGCGACGCGGAACAGATGGCGGCGCAGCTTGGCGCTGAGCCTGTAATGATTGTCCTGCGCGCAAAACCCGAAGGGGAGACGGGGCTGCGCCCCATGCCGGTCACCACCTCCGGCATCCCCAATGACCACTTGCAATATGCGATCACCTGGTTTTCGCTGGCCTTTATCTGGGCGGCGATGACCCTCTACTTCCTGCGGCGCAGCCGCCCTTGA
- the thrC gene encoding threonine synthase, with translation MKYISTRGQAPELTFEDAMLTGLARDGGLYVPADIPQMSHDDIAALAGLSYEETAFRVMRPFLGDCFTDEEFRAIIARAYEGFGHAARAPLKQLAPNHFLLELFHGPTLAFKDFAMQLIGQLFQTALERRGDRVTIAGATSGDTGSAAMEAFRGLSNVDVFILYPHGRVSEVQRRQMTTPQDKNVHALAVDGDFDDCQARVKDMFNDFDFRDGVKLAGVNSINIARVLAQVVYYFSSAVSLGAPQRKVSFTVPTGNFGDIFAGFIAKQMGLPIDQLVVATNQNDILHRCLSGQGYYKGDTQPSISPSMDIQVSSNFERALFYAYGQDSKAVALLMEELKNGGFDVSQGAMQALAENYTSGRTSEEETLATIKSELASSGELICPHGAVAVKVANEHRKADVPMITLATAHPAKFPAAVEEASGIHPPLPPRMADLYDRPERVTRIANDLAALEDHIRKNIAH, from the coding sequence ATGAAATATATCTCGACCCGGGGCCAAGCGCCCGAGCTGACCTTTGAAGACGCGATGCTGACCGGCCTGGCCCGCGACGGAGGCCTCTATGTGCCCGCGGACATCCCGCAGATGTCCCACGACGACATCGCGGCGCTAGCGGGTCTGTCTTACGAGGAAACCGCCTTTCGCGTCATGCGCCCCTTCCTTGGCGATTGCTTCACGGATGAGGAATTCCGAGCCATCATCGCCCGCGCCTACGAGGGCTTTGGCCACGCCGCCCGCGCGCCGCTGAAGCAGCTGGCCCCGAACCATTTCCTGCTGGAGCTGTTCCACGGGCCCACGCTGGCGTTCAAGGATTTCGCGATGCAGCTGATCGGCCAGCTGTTCCAGACTGCCCTGGAACGCCGCGGCGACCGGGTGACCATTGCGGGCGCGACTTCCGGGGACACCGGCTCAGCGGCGATGGAAGCGTTCCGGGGCCTCAGCAATGTGGACGTCTTCATCCTTTACCCGCATGGCCGTGTGTCCGAGGTGCAGCGCCGCCAGATGACCACTCCGCAGGACAAGAACGTGCACGCGCTGGCCGTCGATGGCGACTTCGACGACTGCCAGGCGCGCGTCAAGGACATGTTCAACGACTTCGATTTCCGCGACGGGGTGAAACTGGCCGGCGTGAATTCGATCAACATCGCCCGGGTGCTGGCGCAGGTGGTTTATTACTTCTCCTCCGCCGTCTCCCTGGGCGCGCCGCAGCGCAAGGTGAGCTTCACCGTGCCGACCGGCAACTTCGGCGATATCTTCGCGGGCTTCATCGCCAAGCAGATGGGGCTGCCGATCGACCAGCTCGTCGTTGCCACCAACCAGAACGACATTCTGCACCGTTGCCTGTCGGGGCAGGGGTACTACAAGGGCGACACCCAGCCCTCGATCAGCCCTTCAATGGACATTCAGGTCTCGTCGAACTTTGAGCGCGCCCTGTTCTACGCCTATGGCCAGGACAGCAAGGCCGTGGCCCTCTTGATGGAAGAACTGAAGAACGGCGGCTTTGATGTCTCGCAAGGCGCGATGCAGGCGCTGGCCGAAAACTACACCTCTGGCCGCACCTCGGAGGAGGAGACGCTGGCGACCATCAAATCGGAACTGGCGTCCTCCGGCGAGCTGATCTGCCCGCACGGCGCGGTTGCGGTGAAAGTCGCCAATGAGCACCGCAAGGCAGATGTGCCGATGATCACCTTGGCCACTGCGCATCCGGCGAAATTCCCGGCGGCTGTGGAAGAGGCCAGCGGCATTCATCCGCCTCTTCCCCCGCGCATGGCAGACCTGTATGACAGGCCGGAACGGGTCACCCGGATTGCCAACGATCTGGCTGCCCTCGAGGATCATATCAGAAAGAACATCGCGCATTGA
- a CDS encoding M16 family metallopeptidase, whose translation MTVQQHTLANGFRIVSEHMPGLESAAVGIWVTAGGRHERLEQNGIAHFLEHMAFKGTKRRSALQIAEEIEDVGGYINAYTSREVTAYYARVLKDDVPLAVDVIGDILLNPVFDQREIEVERGVILQEIGQSLDTPDDVIFDWLQEESYRGQPLGRTILGPAERVRSFSREDLEGFVSEHYGPGQMILAAAGGVDHDALVRLAEQLFGHMAAKPDFTAEGATFTGGEARQVKDLEQAHFALAFEGPGYRDQSMYTAQIYASALGGGMSSRLFQEVREKRGLCYTIFSQAGSYADTGSMTVYAGTSGEQLAELAGITIDEMKRAADDMSDAEVERARAQMKAGMLMGLESPSNRAERLARLVQIWGKVPSLERTIERIDAVTTKDVRTLAETMAVTAPAALALYGPVADAPALERLQERRAA comes from the coding sequence TTGACAGTTCAGCAGCACACACTCGCCAACGGGTTCCGCATCGTCTCCGAGCATATGCCGGGTCTGGAATCCGCGGCGGTCGGGATCTGGGTGACAGCCGGAGGCCGCCACGAGCGGCTTGAACAGAACGGCATCGCCCATTTCCTGGAGCACATGGCCTTCAAGGGCACCAAAAGGCGCTCGGCCTTGCAGATCGCCGAGGAGATCGAGGATGTCGGCGGCTATATCAACGCCTACACCTCGCGCGAGGTCACGGCGTATTACGCCCGTGTGCTGAAGGATGACGTGCCGCTGGCGGTGGATGTGATCGGGGACATCCTGCTCAATCCGGTGTTCGACCAGCGCGAGATCGAGGTCGAACGCGGGGTGATCCTGCAGGAAATCGGCCAGTCGCTGGATACACCGGACGATGTGATCTTTGACTGGCTGCAGGAAGAAAGCTACCGCGGCCAGCCGCTGGGCCGCACCATCTTGGGCCCCGCAGAACGCGTGCGCAGCTTCTCGCGCGAGGATCTGGAAGGCTTTGTCTCCGAGCATTACGGCCCCGGCCAGATGATCCTGGCGGCGGCGGGCGGTGTGGACCACGACGCGCTGGTCAGACTGGCGGAGCAGCTGTTCGGCCATATGGCGGCCAAGCCGGACTTCACCGCCGAAGGCGCCACCTTCACCGGCGGTGAGGCGCGGCAGGTCAAGGATCTGGAGCAGGCGCATTTTGCGCTGGCCTTCGAAGGTCCCGGCTACCGCGACCAGTCGATGTACACCGCGCAGATCTATGCCAGCGCCCTCGGCGGCGGCATGTCCTCGCGGCTGTTTCAGGAGGTGCGCGAAAAGCGCGGCCTTTGCTACACCATCTTCTCGCAGGCGGGGTCATATGCCGACACCGGTTCAATGACCGTTTACGCAGGCACCTCCGGCGAGCAGCTGGCGGAACTGGCGGGCATCACCATCGACGAGATGAAGCGCGCCGCGGACGACATGAGCGATGCCGAGGTCGAACGCGCCCGCGCCCAGATGAAGGCGGGGATGCTGATGGGGCTGGAAAGCCCCTCGAACCGGGCGGAGCGGCTGGCCCGGCTGGTGCAGATCTGGGGCAAGGTGCCGTCGCTGGAGCGGACCATCGAACGGATCGACGCAGTGACCACCAAGGACGTGCGCACGCTTGCCGAAACCATGGCGGTAACTGCGCCGGCGGCCTTGGCGCTGTATGGCCCGGTGGCGGATGCCCCGGCGCTTGAGAGGCTGCAGGAGAGGCGCGCTGCCTGA
- a CDS encoding GNAT family N-acetyltransferase: MLLSRRKVRIETERLTLRPPVHADFHGWAALRLQSQPYLTPWEPSWAADHLSRKSFTNRVYWARRSVASGSAMPLFLIRRSDQVLVGAITLDNIRRGPAQAGTLGYWTGQPFARKGFMREAIGAVVHHAFTKLDLSRIEAACLPENQASRGLLEKSGFKYEGVAQSYLQINGRWRTHVLYAALRHDRRGKTLAGQA, from the coding sequence ATGCTGCTCAGCCGCCGCAAGGTCCGCATTGAAACCGAGCGCCTGACCCTTAGGCCGCCGGTGCATGCGGATTTTCACGGCTGGGCGGCGCTGAGGCTGCAAAGCCAGCCTTATCTGACGCCGTGGGAGCCCAGCTGGGCGGCGGATCACCTCAGCCGCAAGAGCTTCACCAACCGGGTCTACTGGGCGCGCCGCTCGGTGGCCTCGGGTTCAGCCATGCCGCTGTTCCTGATCCGGCGGTCGGATCAGGTTCTGGTCGGGGCGATCACGCTCGACAACATCCGCCGCGGCCCCGCCCAGGCCGGCACGCTGGGCTATTGGACGGGCCAGCCCTTCGCCCGCAAGGGTTTCATGCGCGAGGCGATCGGCGCGGTGGTGCATCATGCGTTCACGAAGCTGGACCTCAGCCGGATCGAGGCCGCCTGCCTGCCGGAAAACCAGGCCTCCCGCGGGCTGCTGGAAAAATCCGGCTTCAAGTATGAGGGCGTTGCCCAGTCCTATCTGCAAATCAACGGCCGCTGGCGCACCCATGTGCTCTATGCCGCGCTGCGCCATGACCGCCGCGGCAAGACCCTGGCCGGCCAGGCCTAG
- a CDS encoding MBL fold metallo-hydrolase, producing the protein MRAFCCLLWLILCASALPAQERRPSHCIALAQGTPGLAYLHKASWQDPVAKDSVLIRYIAHASFLLRTEGGLNVVTDFTGFTGAAPLIPDVVTMNHAHETHWTAHPDPAIPHVLEGWGPFGAGIDHHLDLGEMLIRNVSTDIRNMFGGVEQQGNSIFVFEAAGLCIGHLGHLHHVPTPEQYAALGRLDVVMAAVDGGITLPLDQMLEVLGRLRSSVIIPMHWFSDYSLDRFLSQVGPEFDVVDDGSSTLTVSLRSLPSRPTIHVLRPKHLLEEE; encoded by the coding sequence ATGCGCGCGTTTTGCTGTCTCCTGTGGCTTATCCTCTGTGCCAGTGCCCTCCCCGCACAGGAGCGGCGGCCGAGCCATTGCATCGCCCTGGCGCAAGGCACGCCCGGCCTGGCTTACCTGCACAAAGCCAGCTGGCAGGATCCGGTTGCCAAGGACAGCGTGCTGATCCGCTATATCGCCCATGCCTCCTTTCTGCTGCGCACCGAGGGCGGGCTGAATGTGGTCACCGATTTCACCGGATTCACCGGCGCTGCGCCCTTGATCCCTGATGTGGTCACCATGAACCACGCCCATGAAACCCATTGGACGGCCCACCCCGATCCGGCGATCCCGCATGTGCTGGAAGGCTGGGGCCCCTTCGGGGCAGGCATCGACCATCACCTCGACCTGGGGGAGATGCTGATCCGCAATGTCTCCACCGATATCCGCAACATGTTCGGCGGGGTGGAGCAGCAGGGCAATTCGATTTTCGTGTTCGAGGCTGCGGGGCTCTGCATTGGCCACCTGGGCCACCTGCACCATGTGCCGACGCCGGAGCAATACGCGGCGCTGGGGCGGCTGGATGTGGTGATGGCAGCGGTGGACGGCGGCATCACCCTGCCGCTCGATCAGATGCTGGAGGTGCTGGGGCGGCTGCGGTCCTCTGTCATCATCCCGATGCACTGGTTCAGCGACTACTCCCTGGACCGCTTTCTGTCTCAGGTCGGCCCGGAGTTCGATGTGGTCGATGACGGCAGCAGCACACTCACCGTTTCGCTGCGCAGCCTGCCCAGCCGCCCGACCATCCATGTGCTGCGGCCGAAGCACCTGCTGGAAGAGGAGTGA